The Opitutus sp. DNA window CTGACGCCGGGGAGGCGACGCGGGCGCGGGTGCTTCGGGTTGGGCGGACGGTTTGAGCATGGACGGGGCGCCAAAGAACTCAGGCAGGGAGCAAACCGCAACGCGTCAAAAGGCGTTTGGTTTCCTCAACGGGCAGGCCGATGATGTTGCTCAACGAGCCGGTGTAGCCGGCGACGATCAATTCGCTGTGTTCCTGGATGGCGTAGCCGCCGGCCTTGTCGAGGGTGTGGACGCGGGCGAGATAGGCCTCAATTTGGGCCTCGTCGAGGGTGTGGAAAGTGACCTCGCTGGCGACGCCCTCGTCAATGCGGACGTTGTGCAAAATATTCCGCAAGGCGATGCCGGTGAACACAGTGTGAGTGCGCCCGCTGAGACGGCGGAGC harbors:
- the maf gene encoding septum formation protein Maf, giving the protein MSPPVLILASASPRRRQLLAELGLAFDTMTAPVVENEDPATDPRVMVAYNASIKAEWVASRNPIAWVLGADTTVYLEGHALNKPRDAAEARAMLRRLSGRTHTVFTGIALRNILHNVRIDEGVASEVTFHTLDEAQIEAYLARVHTLDKAGGYAIQEHSELIVAGYTGSLSNIIGLPVEETKRLLTRCGLLPA